A genomic segment from Alistipes senegalensis JC50 encodes:
- a CDS encoding glycoside hydrolase family 2 protein — protein MKKILILAALLSASLAYGQRTEGLDPLIQHVYGREIRSLNGYWNYFADPLETGYYDYRRRPDPNGFFKDKQVDNVTTWKEYDFDLSPVMAVPGDWNTQVHQLFHYEGMVWLRHKFPAAREAGKRQYLYFGASNYLTHVFLNGEHVGDHEGGYTPFNFDVTDLLRDGENTLVVAVDNKRLPERVPTIICDWFNYGGITRDVMLVSVPERFVESYTVRLKPGTTDTVEAVVRMNGKEAGQHVGFAIPELKIDLRGTTDADGVARFEKRARIGLWSPESPKLYAVEIASDDDRVEDEIGFRTIETRGREILLNGKPIFLRGISIHEEAAFRNGRIAKVEEDRTLLGWARELGCNYVRLAHYPHNEQMVREAERMGLLVWSEIPVYWTILWEREDVYANALNQLDEMIERDQNRCNVIIWSIANETPHGDARDRFLSSLAAYAREKDPTRLISMAMERNDKSPEVLSVQDNMNEYVDIISLNEYVGWYDGTNEKIDRVRWEIDYEKPVMISEFGGGAPYGKRGEATEIWTEEYQADLYRKTLRMIEERMPPVSGISPWVLKDFRSARRLLPQTQDGFNRKGVISDRGERKQAFYVLQDYYKTKR, from the coding sequence ATGAAAAAAATCCTGATTCTGGCAGCCCTGCTGTCGGCCTCTCTTGCCTACGGACAGCGCACCGAAGGGCTCGATCCGCTGATCCAGCATGTCTACGGGCGCGAAATCCGGTCGCTGAACGGCTATTGGAACTATTTCGCCGATCCGCTCGAAACCGGTTACTACGACTACCGCCGGCGACCCGATCCCAACGGTTTCTTCAAGGACAAGCAGGTGGACAACGTTACTACGTGGAAGGAGTACGACTTCGACCTTTCGCCCGTGATGGCCGTTCCCGGCGACTGGAATACGCAGGTGCATCAGCTCTTCCACTACGAAGGGATGGTTTGGCTGCGCCATAAGTTCCCGGCTGCCCGCGAGGCCGGAAAACGGCAGTACCTCTATTTCGGGGCTTCGAACTACCTCACCCATGTCTTTCTGAACGGGGAGCATGTCGGCGACCACGAAGGCGGCTATACGCCGTTCAATTTCGATGTGACGGACCTGCTCCGCGACGGGGAGAATACGCTGGTGGTGGCCGTGGACAACAAACGGCTGCCCGAACGCGTGCCGACCATCATCTGCGACTGGTTCAACTACGGCGGCATCACGCGCGACGTGATGTTGGTGTCGGTTCCCGAACGCTTTGTCGAGAGTTACACCGTGCGGCTGAAACCCGGTACGACCGACACCGTCGAGGCTGTTGTGCGCATGAACGGGAAGGAGGCCGGGCAGCATGTCGGATTTGCGATTCCCGAACTGAAGATCGACCTTCGGGGAACGACCGACGCCGACGGGGTCGCCCGGTTCGAAAAGCGCGCCCGGATCGGTCTCTGGTCGCCCGAATCCCCGAAACTCTATGCCGTCGAAATCGCATCGGACGACGACCGGGTGGAGGACGAGATCGGATTCCGCACCATCGAGACCCGCGGCCGCGAAATACTGCTCAATGGAAAACCGATCTTCCTGCGCGGCATTTCGATCCACGAGGAGGCGGCATTCCGCAACGGGCGCATCGCCAAGGTCGAGGAGGACCGCACGCTGCTCGGCTGGGCCAGGGAACTGGGCTGCAACTACGTCCGTCTGGCCCACTATCCACACAACGAACAGATGGTGCGCGAGGCCGAACGGATGGGGCTGCTCGTGTGGAGCGAGATTCCGGTTTACTGGACGATTCTCTGGGAGCGCGAGGATGTTTACGCCAATGCCCTGAACCAGCTCGACGAGATGATCGAACGCGACCAGAACCGCTGCAACGTCATTATCTGGTCGATCGCCAACGAAACGCCCCACGGCGACGCCCGCGACCGGTTCCTCTCGTCGCTGGCCGCCTATGCCCGCGAAAAGGACCCGACCCGTCTGATCTCGATGGCGATGGAGCGCAACGACAAAAGCCCGGAGGTGCTCTCCGTGCAGGATAACATGAACGAATATGTAGACATCATCAGCCTGAACGAGTATGTGGGCTGGTACGACGGGACGAACGAAAAGATCGACCGCGTGCGCTGGGAGATCGACTACGAAAAGCCGGTCATGATCTCGGAGTTCGGCGGCGGCGCCCCTTACGGCAAGCGCGGTGAAGCCACGGAGATCTGGACCGAGGAGTATCAGGCCGATCTCTATCGCAAGACGCTGCGGATGATCGAAGAGCGGATGCCGCCAGTTTCGGGCATTTCGCCCTGGGTGCTCAAAGATTTCCGTTCGGCGCGCCGGCTGCTGCCCCAGACGCAGGACGGCTTCAACCGCAAGGGGGTCATCTCCGACCGCGGCGAACGCAAACAGGCATTCTACGTACTTCAAGATTATTACAAAACGAAAAGATGA
- a CDS encoding outer membrane beta-barrel protein — MKTSKYFKTIAICAVMLAAALPGKAQVFPKTYINIDWQVGVPLGADFADKTSGWGMNFEGGYFVTPAITVGPFISYQTNLQSISRQTLDLGGGSALTTNQKHALFQLPFGVTGRYNWLTDSVFQPYAGLKLGASYAEMSSYYYVVKQYTDTWGFFMSPEIGVSIFPRPDYRLGFHVALYYSYATNSGDVLTYSINNINNFGIRVGISF, encoded by the coding sequence ATGAAAACATCGAAATACTTCAAAACCATCGCTATCTGCGCCGTTATGCTTGCTGCGGCCCTGCCGGGCAAGGCACAGGTGTTCCCCAAGACCTACATCAACATCGACTGGCAGGTGGGCGTGCCTCTGGGCGCCGATTTCGCCGACAAGACCTCGGGCTGGGGCATGAACTTCGAAGGCGGTTACTTCGTGACGCCGGCCATCACCGTGGGTCCGTTCATCTCCTACCAGACCAATCTGCAAAGCATTTCGCGTCAGACGCTCGATCTGGGCGGCGGCTCGGCGCTGACCACCAACCAGAAACACGCCCTGTTCCAACTGCCGTTCGGCGTTACGGGACGTTACAACTGGCTTACCGACAGCGTATTCCAGCCCTATGCCGGCCTGAAGCTGGGCGCCAGCTACGCCGAAATGTCGTCTTACTATTATGTCGTCAAGCAGTACACCGACACATGGGGATTCTTCATGTCGCCGGAGATCGGCGTGTCGATCTTCCCGCGCCCCGACTACCGGCTGGGTTTCCACGTGGCGCTCTATTACAGCTACGCCACCAACAGCGGCGATGTGCTGACCTACTCGATCAACAACATCAACAATTTCGGCATACGTGTCGGCATCTCGTTCTGA
- a CDS encoding glycosyl hydrolase, producing the protein MKKILFILIALVCAVTACTKEQMISDLPEDINKPEGGTTGATKAKRGVCQSTNTLDFGQKLVDLKANWYYTWGLDPSNTVEGAEFVPMFWGASSVTKDNCDKINKLYEEGRVFYVLGFNEPDLKEESNMSVSDALEKWEFLCQNLDSRIKLVSPAPSYPTRAWLDEFMAGVAQRGLRCDYVAVHMYAGIGTQNYQSVIRDVYNKFGKKIWITEFAPRDDNAKNNGYNSYTESRVLDQMKVLLPAYEGMNEVFRYSWFGCASPTMIGLITSRFFGDDERITSLGEYYATLEPNDDIRLKNQ; encoded by the coding sequence ATGAAAAAGATACTGTTTATCCTCATTGCTCTGGTGTGCGCCGTTACGGCGTGCACCAAAGAGCAGATGATCTCGGACCTGCCCGAGGACATCAACAAACCCGAGGGCGGAACGACCGGGGCCACGAAGGCCAAACGCGGCGTCTGCCAAAGCACCAACACGCTGGATTTCGGACAGAAACTCGTCGATCTGAAGGCCAACTGGTATTACACCTGGGGGCTCGATCCGAGCAATACGGTCGAGGGCGCGGAGTTCGTGCCGATGTTCTGGGGCGCCTCGTCGGTCACCAAGGACAACTGCGACAAAATCAACAAACTCTATGAAGAGGGGCGGGTTTTCTATGTGTTGGGATTCAACGAACCCGATCTGAAAGAGGAGTCGAACATGAGTGTCTCCGATGCTCTCGAAAAGTGGGAATTTCTTTGCCAAAACCTCGACAGCCGCATCAAACTCGTAAGTCCGGCCCCGTCGTACCCCACGCGGGCCTGGCTCGACGAATTTATGGCCGGCGTCGCGCAGCGGGGACTGCGCTGCGATTATGTCGCCGTGCACATGTATGCGGGCATCGGAACCCAGAACTACCAGTCGGTGATCCGCGACGTTTATAATAAATTCGGCAAGAAAATCTGGATCACCGAGTTCGCGCCGCGCGACGACAATGCCAAGAACAACGGCTACAACAGTTACACCGAGAGCCGCGTACTCGATCAGATGAAGGTGCTGCTGCCGGCCTACGAGGGGATGAACGAGGTGTTCCGCTACTCGTGGTTCGGGTGTGCTTCGCCGACGATGATCGGCCTGATCACCTCGCGCTTTTTCGGCGACGACGAGCGGATCACCTCGCTGGGCGAATATTACGCCACGCTCGAACCCAACGACGATATTCGGCTTAAAAATCAATAA
- a CDS encoding MFS transporter, producing the protein MNRFTEFYRISPPAPAREMDADARSKYYRRLRLQAFAAATLGYSLYYVCRTSLNVMKKPILDSGALDASQLGVIGSALLFAYAVGKFVNGFIADYCNIKRFMATGLILSAAVNALMGLLGLAHSVIPTAVIFVTFAVMWGINGWAQSMGAPPAIIFLSRWYPLRERGTYYGFFSASHNLGEFFSFLFVGSIVTFAGWQAGFFGSAVAGAIGVVIVLCWLHDTPESKGLPPVEALAHEKPAPEADKSVREIQKQVLRTPAVWVLAAASAFMYISRYAINGWGVLFLQEAKGYSDVEAISVVSINALLGILGTVFSGWFSDKLFKGDRKIPALLFGILNSLALALFLYGGNAMWVNVLSMVLFGIAIGVLICFLGGLMAVDIVPRKATGAALGVVGIASYCAAGIQDVASGWLIDANITVTADGAKHYDFGPVAVFWITASIISFLLPLMNKKQKTEA; encoded by the coding sequence ATGAACCGCTTCACGGAATTCTACCGCATCAGTCCCCCGGCCCCGGCCCGCGAGATGGACGCCGACGCGCGCTCGAAATACTACCGCCGTCTGCGTTTGCAGGCATTCGCGGCGGCGACGCTCGGATACAGTCTCTACTATGTCTGCCGCACGAGTCTCAATGTCATGAAGAAACCCATTCTCGACAGCGGAGCGCTGGATGCTTCGCAGCTGGGAGTGATCGGATCGGCCCTGCTATTTGCCTATGCCGTCGGGAAATTCGTAAACGGATTCATTGCCGACTACTGCAACATCAAACGCTTCATGGCCACGGGACTCATCCTCTCGGCGGCGGTGAACGCCCTGATGGGACTGCTGGGACTGGCGCATTCCGTAATTCCCACGGCAGTGATATTCGTGACGTTCGCCGTGATGTGGGGGATCAACGGCTGGGCACAATCCATGGGAGCGCCCCCGGCCATCATATTCCTCTCGCGATGGTATCCCCTCCGGGAACGGGGAACCTACTACGGATTCTTCTCGGCAAGCCACAACCTCGGAGAATTCTTCTCATTCCTATTCGTGGGCTCCATCGTGACATTCGCAGGGTGGCAGGCAGGGTTCTTCGGATCGGCCGTGGCGGGAGCAATCGGTGTGGTGATCGTCCTCTGCTGGCTCCATGACACCCCGGAATCCAAAGGACTGCCGCCCGTAGAAGCCCTGGCGCACGAGAAACCGGCGCCGGAAGCGGACAAATCCGTTCGGGAGATTCAAAAACAAGTGCTCCGCACCCCGGCGGTATGGGTGCTGGCGGCGGCGAGCGCGTTCATGTACATATCCCGCTATGCCATAAACGGATGGGGAGTACTGTTCCTGCAAGAGGCCAAGGGATACTCGGATGTGGAGGCAATATCCGTGGTCTCGATAAACGCCCTGCTGGGAATACTCGGAACCGTGTTCTCGGGATGGTTCTCGGACAAACTCTTCAAGGGAGACCGAAAGATTCCCGCCCTGCTGTTCGGCATACTGAACTCCCTGGCCCTGGCACTGTTCCTCTACGGAGGGAATGCCATGTGGGTGAATGTCCTCTCGATGGTCCTGTTCGGAATAGCAATCGGAGTGCTGATCTGTTTCCTCGGAGGACTCATGGCCGTGGACATCGTGCCGAGAAAGGCGACGGGGGCCGCGCTGGGAGTGGTGGGGATAGCCTCCTACTGTGCTGCGGGAATTCAGGATGTCGCGTCGGGATGGCTCATAGATGCGAACATTACCGTAACGGCAGATGGCGCCAAACACTACGACTTCGGACCTGTGGCTGTATTCTGGATTACAGCGTCAATAATATCGTTTCTGCTGCCGCTGATGAACAAAAAACAAAAGACAGAAGCATGA
- a CDS encoding class I SAM-dependent methyltransferase, translating into MNNENKEPIFEFDLTLIADFFRALDRQGPGGDEQTIRALGFLPATGPGLRVADIGCGTGRQTEVLARHLDGTITAVDLLPGMIEELRARMKRTGLSEKVTALVGSMDELPFGDEELDLIWAEGSIYNIGFERGLTEWRRFLKPGGVIAVTECSWLAPSRLPETAYIRENFPDIGTPAAKVRILEKAGYVPLAHFVLPQHCWTQNYYAAVAARIPDFLEEQGHSPAAVRMATLMREEIEHYRAHGTDYGYVFYIGQKPEK; encoded by the coding sequence ATGAACAACGAAAACAAGGAACCGATCTTCGAATTCGATTTGACCCTCATCGCCGATTTTTTCCGCGCCCTCGACCGGCAGGGCCCCGGCGGCGACGAACAAACCATCCGGGCTTTGGGGTTCCTCCCGGCGACAGGCCCCGGACTCCGCGTCGCCGACATCGGCTGCGGTACGGGGCGGCAGACCGAAGTGCTCGCCCGGCACCTCGACGGCACGATCACGGCCGTGGACCTGCTGCCCGGAATGATCGAGGAGCTTCGCGCACGGATGAAGCGCACGGGACTGAGCGAAAAGGTCACGGCCCTCGTCGGGTCGATGGACGAACTGCCCTTCGGCGACGAAGAGCTGGACCTCATCTGGGCCGAGGGGTCGATCTACAACATCGGTTTCGAGAGGGGGCTCACCGAGTGGCGGCGGTTCCTCAAACCCGGGGGCGTGATCGCCGTCACCGAGTGCTCGTGGCTCGCGCCCTCGCGGTTGCCGGAGACGGCGTACATCCGGGAGAATTTCCCGGACATCGGCACCCCTGCGGCCAAAGTGCGCATCCTCGAAAAGGCCGGATACGTTCCGCTGGCGCATTTCGTGCTGCCGCAGCATTGCTGGACGCAGAATTACTACGCTGCGGTGGCCGCGCGCATCCCCGACTTTCTGGAAGAGCAGGGTCACAGTCCGGCTGCGGTCCGCATGGCCACGCTGATGCGGGAGGAGATCGAACACTACCGCGCCCACGGAACGGACTACGGATATGTTTTCTACATCGGGCAGAAACCCGAAAAGTAA
- a CDS encoding aldo/keto reductase: MIEPLYQPSPSRYENGMIFRRAGRSGVQLPALSLGMWHNFGSEQTFSKVQEMAHYAFDRGIVHFDLANNYGPAYGTAEENFGRLMERSFRPYRDEMFIATKAGYDMWPGPYGNWGSRKYLMASLDQSLRRMKLDYADVFYSHRYDPETPLEETLQALVDIVRSGKALYAGLSRYPLAAERFAFRYLAERDVPCLLFQDKYNIFNREPATSGVLSLAAESGAGFAAFSPLAQGLLTGRYLNGIPQDSRMAEGRSLRRDVLTDAMLARIRGLDDLARQRGQTLAEMALAWLLHDSRVTTVIIGASSTAQIADNLRALENTAFSDEELARIDALSRE; this comes from the coding sequence ATGATCGAACCCCTCTACCAGCCGTCGCCGTCGCGTTACGAAAACGGCATGATTTTCCGCCGCGCCGGGCGCAGCGGCGTGCAGCTGCCGGCCCTGTCGCTGGGCATGTGGCACAATTTCGGCAGCGAGCAGACCTTCTCCAAAGTGCAGGAGATGGCCCACTACGCCTTCGACCGCGGGATCGTGCACTTCGACCTGGCGAACAACTACGGCCCGGCCTACGGAACCGCCGAGGAGAATTTCGGACGCCTGATGGAACGGTCGTTCCGCCCCTACCGCGACGAGATGTTCATCGCCACCAAGGCCGGATACGACATGTGGCCGGGGCCCTACGGCAACTGGGGTTCGCGCAAATACCTCATGGCGAGCCTCGACCAGAGCCTGCGGCGCATGAAGCTCGACTATGCGGACGTTTTCTATTCGCACCGCTACGATCCCGAAACGCCGCTCGAAGAGACGCTTCAGGCCCTGGTGGACATCGTGCGCAGCGGCAAGGCGCTGTACGCCGGGCTGTCGCGCTACCCGCTCGCGGCGGAGCGTTTCGCATTCCGCTACCTGGCCGAGCGCGACGTGCCGTGCCTGCTGTTTCAGGACAAATACAACATTTTCAACCGCGAGCCCGCGACATCGGGCGTGCTGTCGCTGGCCGCCGAGTCGGGCGCAGGGTTCGCGGCCTTCTCGCCGCTGGCACAGGGGCTTCTGACCGGGCGTTACCTCAACGGCATTCCGCAGGATTCGCGCATGGCCGAGGGGCGTTCGCTGCGGCGCGACGTGCTGACCGACGCGATGCTGGCCCGCATCCGCGGCCTCGACGACCTCGCCCGGCAGCGCGGGCAGACGCTGGCCGAAATGGCGCTGGCGTGGCTGCTGCACGACAGCCGCGTGACGACGGTCATCATCGGAGCCAGCTCGACGGCCCAGATCGCAGACAACCTGCGGGCGTTGGAGAACACGGCCTTTTCCGACGAGGAACTGGCGCGGATCGACGCGCTCTCGCGGGAATGA
- a CDS encoding glycoside hydrolase family 5 protein: protein MIAIFKHLILSLAALCCAACAGRAGGSPDFIRTDGVNLVDGNGNRFEIRGTNLGHWLNPEGYLFQFPKSANSPRRIHEGLCQLVGPAYMERFWRTFRENYITREDIDYIASTGATTVRLPFHYKLFTAEEYLGLHDPEEGFALVDRVVEWCRDAGLRLILDMHDCPGGQTGDNIDDSYGYPWLFRSPEMQERFIAVWRGIAARYADEPTILGYDLMNEPIAHYFEDKEELNAELQPLMIRTAKAIREVDSRHILILAGAQWNTNFKVYDDWTFDDNLIFTCHIYKCPPSVNSLKGFAAFRDKSQCPMYMGETGENTDEWVGNFRRALDEMNIGWTFWTYKRLDARPSFVSVPMPEGWQKICDFLAADRSEYGFIREARPDQSEMRRVLDIYLENCKFANCRPNDTYVAALGLNP from the coding sequence ATGATCGCAATTTTCAAACATCTCATCCTCTCTCTCGCCGCGCTGTGCTGTGCGGCATGTGCCGGCCGTGCCGGCGGTTCGCCGGATTTCATCCGCACCGACGGCGTGAATCTGGTCGATGGGAACGGGAACCGTTTCGAAATCCGGGGCACCAACCTCGGACACTGGCTCAATCCCGAGGGTTACCTCTTTCAGTTTCCCAAAAGCGCCAATTCGCCGCGCCGCATCCATGAAGGTCTGTGCCAGCTGGTCGGTCCGGCCTATATGGAGCGTTTCTGGCGTACGTTCCGCGAGAACTACATCACTCGCGAGGATATAGATTACATCGCTTCGACCGGAGCTACGACCGTGCGTCTGCCGTTCCACTACAAACTTTTCACCGCGGAGGAGTATCTCGGGCTGCATGATCCCGAGGAGGGATTCGCCCTCGTGGACCGCGTTGTGGAGTGGTGCCGCGACGCCGGGCTGCGGTTGATTCTCGACATGCACGACTGCCCGGGCGGGCAGACCGGCGACAACATCGACGATTCGTACGGTTATCCGTGGCTGTTCCGCAGTCCGGAGATGCAGGAACGCTTCATCGCCGTCTGGCGCGGCATTGCGGCCCGTTATGCGGACGAACCCACGATCCTCGGCTACGACCTGATGAACGAACCGATCGCCCACTATTTCGAGGACAAGGAGGAGCTGAACGCCGAACTCCAGCCGTTGATGATCCGGACGGCCAAGGCTATCCGCGAGGTGGATTCCCGCCACATTCTGATCCTCGCCGGAGCGCAGTGGAACACGAATTTCAAGGTTTACGACGACTGGACCTTCGATGACAATCTGATCTTCACGTGCCATATCTACAAGTGTCCGCCTTCGGTCAATTCGCTCAAAGGCTTCGCGGCTTTCCGCGACAAGTCGCAATGCCCGATGTATATGGGCGAAACCGGCGAGAATACCGACGAGTGGGTCGGGAATTTCCGCAGGGCGCTCGACGAGATGAACATCGGGTGGACTTTCTGGACTTACAAGCGGCTCGATGCCCGGCCGTCGTTCGTGAGCGTGCCGATGCCCGAAGGCTGGCAGAAGATCTGCGATTTCCTGGCGGCCGACCGTTCCGAATACGGATTCATCCGTGAAGCTCGTCCGGACCAGTCCGAGATGCGCCGCGTGCTCGATATTTACCTCGAGAACTGCAAATTTGCGAACTGCCGCCCGAATGACACGTATGTCGCTGCATTGGGGTTGAATCCCTGA
- a CDS encoding PKD domain-containing protein: MKKIISILTIAFAAVGCTIDERPELPDGRVSDLKIVVTPGEVQNTYLLRTNRTDVIGFWDLGNGNTASGVNSVTAEYPFPGDYTISLKAYGDNGRTNDVSVKLSVTTENLFLLNDPMYTYIAGEIGGEGKTWMLDAERQDHIGLFNPNNVSDRWWGVSPNGKAGCELYDDEATFILNSERGQAFGYVNNGKSSTLNNMTPAMELYNDGAWSATAYNLASTNDYIVACTPPSNMGWSLSQTGGRYYISFPSTNAGHGGYLFYFCGWNTQYEVRAISETHMKIFMWSTIDGKLSLRQLLLRTRETASNNDPIEWIWSKD; the protein is encoded by the coding sequence ATGAAAAAGATAATCAGCATACTGACCATCGCGTTCGCGGCCGTGGGGTGCACGATCGACGAGCGCCCCGAACTGCCCGACGGACGTGTCTCCGACCTGAAAATCGTCGTGACGCCCGGTGAAGTGCAGAACACCTATCTGCTGCGCACGAACCGCACCGACGTGATCGGATTCTGGGACCTCGGCAACGGCAACACCGCTTCGGGCGTCAATTCGGTAACGGCCGAATACCCTTTTCCGGGCGATTATACGATCTCGTTGAAAGCCTACGGCGACAACGGGCGCACGAACGACGTTTCGGTGAAACTCTCCGTGACGACGGAAAACCTCTTCCTGCTGAACGATCCGATGTACACCTACATCGCCGGAGAGATCGGCGGCGAGGGCAAGACCTGGATGCTCGATGCCGAGCGCCAGGACCATATCGGCCTGTTCAATCCCAACAACGTGAGCGACCGCTGGTGGGGCGTCAGCCCGAACGGAAAGGCCGGCTGCGAGCTCTACGACGACGAGGCGACCTTCATCCTCAACAGCGAACGCGGCCAGGCTTTCGGCTATGTGAACAACGGCAAGAGTTCGACGCTGAACAACATGACCCCCGCTATGGAGCTTTACAACGACGGGGCATGGAGCGCGACGGCCTATAACCTGGCCTCGACGAACGACTACATCGTCGCCTGTACGCCGCCTTCGAACATGGGTTGGAGCCTTTCGCAGACGGGAGGGCGCTATTACATCTCTTTCCCCTCGACCAATGCCGGTCACGGCGGCTACCTCTTCTATTTCTGCGGCTGGAATACGCAGTACGAGGTCCGGGCCATCTCGGAGACCCATATGAAGATTTTCATGTGGTCAACGATCGACGGCAAACTGTCGCTGCGCCAGCTGTTGCTGCGCACCAGGGAAACGGCGTCGAACAACGATCCGATCGAGTGGATCTGGTCGAAGGATTAA
- a CDS encoding SGNH/GDSL hydrolase family protein, giving the protein MKKRIYAILGLLIPAMAVAENTPVKYADAANLTIVNKAQPGGSAFQRIEVARYPELTPTVTRYYRYSTGLAVAFRTDSRNIRARWTTVNQLPGANSTLIAQRGLDLYIRRDGKWVFAGVGVPSKSGTQHEAPVVEHMDTTMKECLLYLPLHDEIAALEIGTDEGARLEATPDPFRHRIVVIGSSITHGTSASRPGMAYAARLGRALGFGFVNLGASGQCKLDTFFARIAAETRADAFVFDVFSNPSPQQIEERLEGFVRRIRESHPATPLIFLQTEVRESGNFDLKKRAFEADKREAARKGMEKLLERDENIYFIDPGMDLGDDHEATVDGVHPTDLGFERMLDALTPRIARILRKYGIK; this is encoded by the coding sequence ATGAAAAAAAGGATATACGCGATCCTCGGTCTGCTGATCCCGGCGATGGCCGTGGCGGAGAACACGCCGGTGAAATATGCGGACGCGGCAAATCTCACGATCGTTAACAAAGCCCAACCGGGAGGTTCGGCATTCCAGCGTATCGAGGTGGCCCGCTACCCCGAGCTGACCCCGACGGTCACGCGATATTACCGCTACTCCACGGGGCTGGCTGTGGCGTTCCGCACCGACAGCCGCAACATCCGCGCCCGGTGGACCACTGTCAACCAACTCCCCGGAGCCAATTCGACGCTCATCGCACAGCGCGGGCTCGACCTCTACATCCGCCGCGACGGCAAATGGGTCTTCGCCGGAGTCGGGGTGCCGAGCAAATCCGGAACGCAGCACGAAGCCCCCGTCGTCGAACACATGGATACGACGATGAAGGAGTGCCTGCTCTACCTCCCGCTGCACGACGAAATCGCCGCCCTCGAAATCGGAACCGACGAAGGTGCGCGGCTGGAAGCCACTCCCGACCCCTTCCGTCACCGGATCGTGGTGATCGGGTCGAGCATCACGCACGGCACCTCGGCGAGCCGTCCGGGAATGGCCTACGCCGCACGACTGGGCCGCGCGCTGGGATTCGGATTCGTCAACCTCGGGGCCAGCGGACAATGCAAACTCGACACGTTCTTCGCGCGCATCGCCGCGGAGACCCGGGCCGACGCCTTCGTGTTCGACGTTTTCTCGAATCCGTCGCCGCAGCAGATCGAAGAGCGGCTGGAGGGATTCGTCCGGCGCATCCGCGAAAGCCACCCCGCGACGCCGCTGATCTTCCTCCAGACGGAGGTGCGCGAAAGCGGGAACTTCGACCTGAAAAAACGCGCTTTCGAAGCCGACAAGCGCGAAGCCGCCCGGAAAGGGATGGAGAAACTCCTCGAAAGGGACGAAAACATCTATTTCATAGACCCCGGCATGGATCTGGGAGACGACCACGAGGCGACCGTCGATGGCGTACACCCCACGGACCTCGGGTTCGAACGGATGCTGGACGCGCTGACGCCCCGCATCGCCCGCATACTCCGGAAATACGGCATCAAGTAG
- a CDS encoding DUF4136 domain-containing protein, producing MNVKKLRYFAFALIAVAFCACQKEPSTSDLHRDYLVYTAHDTDTDFAAIDTYYLPDSILVIGNSDKTEYWKDADALEIIGTVAGKMNAAGYTRTDDKDAANVGIQLSYVRKVTYFVGYDYPYWWWYYPYYWAPGYWGDWVGWHYPYSVYYGYTAGSLLLEMLDLEADRESNKKLPVVWDSFIGGLLTSDAELNRQRTIAGVEQAFEQSPYLAK from the coding sequence ATGAACGTCAAAAAATTACGTTACTTTGCGTTCGCACTCATTGCAGTTGCGTTCTGCGCGTGTCAGAAGGAGCCTTCGACATCGGACCTTCACCGGGATTATCTGGTCTACACAGCCCACGACACCGACACCGATTTCGCCGCCATCGACACTTACTACCTCCCCGACAGTATTCTGGTGATCGGGAACAGCGACAAAACCGAATACTGGAAAGACGCCGACGCCCTGGAGATCATCGGCACGGTCGCCGGCAAGATGAATGCCGCCGGATACACCCGCACCGATGACAAGGATGCCGCCAATGTGGGCATCCAGCTCAGCTACGTCCGGAAAGTGACCTACTTCGTAGGCTACGACTATCCCTACTGGTGGTGGTACTACCCCTACTACTGGGCTCCCGGATACTGGGGCGACTGGGTCGGCTGGCACTACCCTTACAGCGTTTATTACGGATACACGGCCGGTTCGCTGCTGTTGGAGATGCTGGACCTCGAAGCCGATCGGGAGAGCAACAAGAAACTGCCCGTCGTGTGGGACAGCTTCATCGGCGGTCTGCTGACTTCCGATGCGGAACTCAACCGGCAACGCACGATCGCCGGCGTGGAGCAGGCTTTCGAGCAGTCGCCTTATCTGGCAAAATAG